GCGGGTCAGTTCGACGGTCTTCATGGTTTCGTTCGGTGATTGGTTGTCCAGGGATGATCGTACCGCGCCGGCTCACAGTCGGGAAATGACGCGCACCACCGGTTGGGAAAAATCGTGGAACCCGACCCGCAGGTAGAGACGGTGGGCCGCGGTGTTGGCGCTCATCACGTGGATGAACGGCGTCTCGCCGTGCGCCAGCTGGCGGCGCACCAGGGCGAGCATCAGGTGGCGGGCGAGCCCGCGGCCCTGGTAGTCGGGGTCGGTGCACACGGCGCTGATCTCGCAATAGGGGCCGGCGCGCAGGCGCTCTCCGGCCATGGCCACGAGCCGGTCGCCATCGAAGACGCCCAGGTAGTGGCCCAGTTCCAGCGTGCGCGGCCCGAAGGGGCCGGAGGCCATGCGTGTGGCCAGCGCCATCGCCTGGTCGGCGTGCTGCGGGCCGAGCGGGACGGGGCGGTCGGCGCCGGCCTCGGGTGGGAGTTCGCCGTCCCAGACCATGCGGAACATGGTGGACTCGTCGTCGAGCACCCAGCCGGCCGGCACCAGGCCCTCCCAGCCTGCGGTGTAGAAGTGTTCGCCCGAGGCGCAGTGCGGGAGCAGCGCCGCCAGGTCGGGCGCGGCGTTGTCGGCAAAGCCGAGGATGGGCGAAAAACCCGGCGCATAGCGGCGCGCCCGGTCGGTGCCCTGTGCAAAGGCGGCGTGGGTGCCGGCGAGGGTGTGCCAGGTGGGGTTGTCGAGGACGTCGGACATGGTCGGTGCTCTGAGAAAATAGTGATATAGCATTTTTGCCGTCGGGTGTCGCGGCGCGGGCGGGCACCGGTCGGGGGTGCATGAGAACGGGCCGTCGCCGCGGCGGAAAGTTCCGCTCGCCGGACCGGGGGCGCGCCGCTCAGTCGGGCGGCGCGGGCCGGCCCAGCGTGACGATGCCCAGGGTGAGGACGGCGCCGGCATAGCCGAGGCGGAGCAGCCAGAGCGGCACCAGGTACCCGGGGTGGCGAAACAGCATCGCCGCGTCGCCGCCGATCTGCAGATAGAGCTGGGCGCCGCCGTTGACCAGCACGAGCAGGCCGAGCAGCACCGGGATGGCCCACACCCAGCGGCGACGGAAGTGGTGCGCCAGCAGGCCCCAGCCGATGACCAGCGCAAGATCGATGAGGCTCGAGGCGCCGAGGGCGAGG
The nucleotide sequence above comes from Nitrogeniibacter mangrovi. Encoded proteins:
- a CDS encoding GNAT family N-acetyltransferase — its product is MSDVLDNPTWHTLAGTHAAFAQGTDRARRYAPGFSPILGFADNAAPDLAALLPHCASGEHFYTAGWEGLVPAGWVLDDESTMFRMVWDGELPPEAGADRPVPLGPQHADQAMALATRMASGPFGPRTLELGHYLGVFDGDRLVAMAGERLRAGPYCEISAVCTDPDYQGRGLARHLMLALVRRQLAHGETPFIHVMSANTAAHRLYLRVGFHDFSQPVVRVISRL